The Maniola jurtina chromosome 21, ilManJurt1.1, whole genome shotgun sequence genome contains the following window.
GTGAAAGAGAAcctaacaaatatacacacatacacagaaacTTTCGTACGCCTAACtatgcctttataatattatattgtgataACTCGATATGTTTCCATACATTTCCAAAAACTcaatttggtaacaatttcctatATCCGTTCAGTTAGCGTACCAAGTGAACACTTTGTGAAAAATGTCATCCAAACGCACGAAAATCATTAAAGTTTTCGAGATGTGAAAACTTGCACTAGGTTGTCTTTGaaaattgtaggtacataatccgataaagtaatattttgattttttttatcatgGTATCAAAAACAACTATATATCACTTAGCCGCCTTTAGACAGCGGACGACACCACATAATACATCCTAATGAAATTATTTAGATGCGTGGGTGATATTCCCATCTAACATAAACGAATTTAGACCATAACTATATGGGCATAGCTATGAAAATGCAATGGACGTGTTCGTACTTACCAGTCATGTTGATAGCTCTTTAAGGTCAACTCTAGTTCCTATTATTCCATGACGTCGTATGGTCGCGATGCTAATAAGCAAAGTGGTTTAAAAGTTAAAGCACCTGTATTAACTTACATGATAGGTGAGAATTTGCTAACAAAAGGTTTTCTGAGGTCCAACGACCTTAGATACTAATACGACATGATAGGAATAAATACCTAATGGAAACTGTTGGTGCGTAGGTATTGTTTTGATATTTTCATTTGGCAACGGTTGTAATAATAAGTTATCTAATGATTTGGCTTGACACAagtataaatcaaaaatttataacagccccgacaagtgaaggttacagtaactagaaaagagctgataacttttaaacggctgaaccgattttcttggattagagctaagaacactctcgatcaagccacttttcaaacaaaaaaaaaaactaaattaaaatcggttcataacgAGCaaaatgccacagacagatacacagatacacacgtcaaacttataataacacccctctttttgggtcgggggttaaaaattgatactTTTTCATGCGTGGCGACATAGAGAAagaggcaatttttttttcaattgtgtTGATAGGCAGCGTTAACATCGAGTAGTATGCGAGGCCTCAGTTCGAGGCAAACCGCTAATATTATCTTTCTCAATAATAGGtttctttgacctggttcctccctCACCTTTCTATTGCTATCataccgcaaggcatcgtcaaggtctgcgcccgtacgtagtcgaaatttcaCGGACATAGCACTTACGAAGCTGTTTTCTTTTTCGTTTTTAATTCGAAGCattaggatatggaacgcccttccagcatcagttctcgcttccaattttaatatgggtaacTTTAAGTCAagaggcaacttctaggcaagcgcgctccatcttaggctacttcatcacttgccagcaggtatGCTGGCTtctagccaagcgctagtctataaaaaaatatacaagaaTAGGTAGATTaaagacctccctggcgcagtggtgtgggaggtcccgggttcgattccctgcaagggtttggaatttcataatttcttctggtctggtctggtgagaggcttcagccatggctagttaccaacttACAGGCAAAGCCGTGGTGATTtggcgttccagtacgatgccgtgtagaaaccaaaggcgtatgggtttcataaaaactgccataccctttccaggttagtctgcttccatcttagactgcatcataacttaccaccaggtgagattacagtcaagggctaacttgtatctgaacaagtgtaaattaaaaatttacaacaccccccgAGAAGTgcgggttacagtaactagaaaagagctgataactttcaaacggttgaaccgattttcttggattatagctaagaacattctcgatcaagccacctttcaaacaaaaaaaaaaaaaaactaaattgaaatcggttcattagtttaggagctacgatgccacagacagatacacagatacacacgtcaagcttattaCACACTTCTTTTtttgtcgggggttaataaaataaaaaagatagtTACTTACCTGcactataattttattgttttcattgTTTCTTTCAGTCACGATCACATCGAAATCATGGTGAACAGTGCTGGCGAGCTCTTGTTCTTCCGACACCGGGAGGGACCCTGGATGCCCACTTTGAGGCTGTTACATAAATGTAAGACATTCTTGATACCTTCACATTCACATTCATCATATTCTCAACTCTCAACCTATCACCGGCCCTGTCTTCACTCTTCTCTTAGGCTAAaacctatagagcgcactctgactttaggcttagacttaagaggggtctctccgtcactcgctccatttaaacgtagttccaatttcatttgaatattaagcaaccaaagtccatgaaattttgcaaacatattctagaaactaatgtctgtgcctgtggtttccagatttctgttaaaatattcggtttcaaatttacgcactcttaaaaattcacatacaaatctttgagcccctttaatttaaagctacatgtttttagaaaaatctacaacaccacaggcacagatattttacagtttctagaatatgtctgcaaaatttaagggactttggttgcttaatattcaaatgaaattgtaactacgattgtatagagtaagtgacagagagagcactGTAAGAcatagttaaaacgagacaaagatatatctctcacataaatctgtcttgttttaactcaatcttaagccggagcaaagttaaagtgcgctctttaGATCTCAGCTTTAGAATAAGAAGAGTTTATAGGCCAATAGTTGCCCATTGTGGATTcgtagatttcacacacctttgagaaatttgtggagaactctcaggcgtgttGGTTTCGTCACGATCTTTTCCTTGCAAGAGATTATTTTTTTCCTGCCATAAAACTCCATTATATATAATAGCAGCTTTAGTGCTACTACCATCTGGTCTATGGGCTGATAAGTtatattattctagcttaaaaaTCTACTTATTATTAGTTGAAGAGATTATTAGTTgtttaaaacatatatatacttattatacataattCAGAAAAGTTAGAGCGTACCTGGGATAGAACACCGCGCCTTTCGCCagagtcttaaccactaggctagaGGCTTTTGAAACCTAGGTATCTCCAGAATAGCTCAAACTTTAGTCTCAGACAGAGTAGATCTGTTAGAATCAGTAGATTAGTCATTAGATCGGGGATgattcagccgtggctagtaatTAACATCGTAGAGAATACAGAACAGCTAATTTACTGATTTACATTGAACATGACTTAGCATTCCAGTGCAATGCAAGTTGTATCGGTTAGGTCTTTAAAATATGTGCAGGGCggaaataataggtacctagctcTGGGTGTAAATAGTTCCTCATTATACTTTCAGACCCCTTCTTCCTGCCAATGGAACAAGTCGACAAAGGGGCGATCCGCTTTGTCCTCAGTGGGGCAAACATAATGTGCCCCGGTCTGACGTCTCCCGGGGCAAGGATGTCACAAGTGGACAAGGGCAGCGTAGTCGCCGTGATGGCTGAAGGGAAACAGCACGCGCTTGCTGTGGGCATCACGTCTCTTTCTACCAATGACATGTGAGTATAGTTTATAGGCGTCGACGTGCCCCGGTCTGACATCGTATGGGGCAAGGATGTCACAAGTGGACAAGGGCAGCATTGTTGCCGTGATGGCTGAAGGGAAACAGCAAGCGCTCGCTGTGGGCATCACTTCACTTTATATCATAGTTTATAGGCGTCGACCTGCCCCGGTCTGACATCGTATGGGGCAAGGATGTCACAAGTGGACAAGGGCAGCATTGTTGCCGTGATGGCTGAAGGGAAACAGCAAGCGCTCGCTGTGGGCATCACTTCACTTTATATCATAGTTTATAGGCGTCGACCTGCCCCGGTCTGACATCGTATGGGGCAAGGATGTCACAAGTGGACAAGGGCAGCATTGTTGCCGTGATGGCTGAAGGGAAACAGCAAGCGCTCGCTGTGGGCATCACTTCACTTTATATCAT
Protein-coding sequences here:
- the LOC123876425 gene encoding malignant T-cell-amplified sequence 1 homolog, with protein sequence MFKKFDEKESISGVQQLKSSVQKGIRSRLLELYPHLENHIDQVLPKKDTFRIVKCHDHIEIMVNSAGELLFFRHREGPWMPTLRLLHKYPFFLPMEQVDKGAIRFVLSGANIMCPGLTSPGARMSQVDKGSVVAVMAEGKQHALAVGITSLSTNDIAKVNKGVGIENCHYLNDGLWQMKPVK